From a region of the Dioscorea cayenensis subsp. rotundata cultivar TDr96_F1 unplaced genomic scaffold, TDr96_F1_v2_PseudoChromosome.rev07_lg8_w22 25.fasta BLBR01000752.1, whole genome shotgun sequence genome:
- the LOC120254939 gene encoding LOW QUALITY PROTEIN: E3 ubiquitin-protein ligase MARCHF8-like (The sequence of the model RefSeq protein was modified relative to this genomic sequence to represent the inferred CDS: inserted 1 base in 1 codon) produces MANKGETSCLDLEKGPNHCSNGEEESEEATTVLETRKVSNVSSHDTDPPPETCRNSSFSECSLEVDMEACPSSEIKVNLAKVDEKDCRICQLXLQSASCESGIAIELGCSCKDDLAAAHKQCAETWFKIKGNKTCEICGSMAKNVIGTGEVEFIEQWNETNSAAPAASPASETRTFSRGHHFLACMLTCMVFTFIIWLFYFIVAG; encoded by the exons ATGGCCAACAAGGGAGAAACATCTTGCCTAGACTTGGAAAAAGGACCAAATCATTGCTCCAATGGCGAAGAGGAAAGTGAGGAAGCCACAACAGTTCTAGAGACACGGAAG GTCTCTAATGTCTCCAGTCATGATACTGATCCACCGCCGGAGACCTGCAGGAACTCCTCCTTCTCTGAGTGCTCTCTTGAGGTTGATATGGAAGCTTGCCCTTCATCGGAAATTAAAGTGAATTTGGCCAAAGTTGATGAGAAGGATTGTAGGATTTGTCAAC GGTTGCAGAGTGCTTCTTGCGAATCAGGCATTGCAATTGAGTTGGGTTGCTCTTGCAAGGATGATTTGGCTGCTGCTCATAAGCAATGTGCTGAGACTTGGTTCAAAATCAAGGGAAATAA GACTTGCGAAATATGTGGCTCCATGGCAAAAAATGTTATTGGTACTGGTGAAGTTGAGTTCATCGAGCAGTGGAATGAGACTAACAGTGCAGCTCCAGCAGCATCGCCAGCAAGCGAAACCAGAACCTTTTCGCGTGGTCACCATTTCCTCGCGTGCATGCTTACATGCATGGTGTTCACCTTCATCATCTGGCTCTTTTACTTTATTGTAGCAGGCTGA
- the LOC120254937 gene encoding uncharacterized mitochondrial protein AtMg00810-like: protein MDELRAFKESLMKSFEMTDLGLMQYFLGLEVRQELNSITVCQTKYAEDLLKRFGMHNSRSYPTPLNVREKFQFGDSSGKADEEKYHCMIGGLLYHTRPNLMFAVSLASRYLHHPSKHHMGAVERVLHYVSGSVNFGIKYKHVENFKLEGYVDCDSTGCVDDR from the coding sequence ATGGATGAGTTGAGAGCATTCAAGGAGAGCCTGATGAAGTCTTTCGAAATGACTGATTTGGGTCTCATGCAATACTTCCTAGGTTTGGAAGTCAGGCAAGAGCTTAATTCTATCACTGTATGCCAGACGAAGTATGCTGAGGACCTTCTGAAGAGATTTGGAATGCATAATTCCAGAAGTTATCCTACTCCTTTGAATGTTAGGGAGAAGTTTCAATTTGGTGATAGTTCAGGCAAAgctgatgaagaaaaatatcaTTGTATGATCGGAGGATTGTTGTACCACACAAGACCCAATCTCATGTTTGCAGTAAGCCTGGCATCAAGATATTTGCATCACCCCTCCAAACATCACATGGGAGCTGTAGAGCGTGTGCTACACTATGTGTCAGGCTCAGTTAACTTTGGAATCAAATATAAGCATGTTGAGAACTTCAAGCTTGAAGGGTATGTAGATTGTGACTCGACAGGTTGTGTTGACGACCGATGA